The Balnearium lithotrophicum genome has a segment encoding these proteins:
- a CDS encoding sugar transferase encodes MKRLMDFTLSLIGLIFLFPFFTVIALLIKLEDGGSIFFRQERVGQNWKPFKIFKFRTMVENAEKLGALVTKGNDPRVTRIGKFLRKYKLDEFPQLINVLKGDMSLVGPRPEVYKYAEKYKDDYDQILKVKPGITDYAALEYIDEEKILENADNTEKVYIERVLPEKIEYYKKYLKNIGFFTDLKLILRTLLRIIR; translated from the coding sequence ATGAAAAGATTAATGGATTTTACTTTATCTCTGATAGGTTTAATTTTTCTGTTTCCATTTTTCACTGTAATAGCCTTACTTATAAAATTGGAAGATGGTGGAAGTATCTTTTTTAGGCAAGAAAGGGTAGGACAAAACTGGAAACCTTTTAAAATATTCAAGTTCAGAACCATGGTTGAAAATGCGGAAAAATTGGGAGCTCTGGTTACAAAGGGAAACGACCCAAGGGTTACAAGAATAGGCAAATTCTTAAGAAAATACAAGTTAGATGAATTTCCCCAGCTCATAAATGTTTTGAAAGGTGATATGAGTTTAGTTGGTCCGAGACCCGAAGTTTATAAGTATGCTGAAAAGTATAAGGATGATTATGACCAAATCCTTAAAGTAAAACCAGGAATTACCGACTACGCTGCTTTGGAGTATATTGATGAAGAGAAAATTTTAGAGAATGCTGATAATACAGAAAAAGTATATATTGAGAGAGTTTTACCTGAAAAAATTGAATATTATAAAAAATATTTAAAAAACATCGGCTTTTTTACCGATTTGAAGCTAATTTTAAGG
- a CDS encoding DegT/DnrJ/EryC1/StrS family aminotransferase — MQIPFHKPCITEDEINEVVDSLKKGWITMGKKTIEFESQFKDYIGCRNAVAVNSCTAALHLALRAIGLKEGEEVIVPAITFVATAEVVNYFKAKPILVDVEKETHLIDVSKIEEEITPKTKAIIPVHYSGQPADMDEILEIAEKYNLYVVEDAAHSLPAWYKGRKVGTIGDLIAFSFYATKTLATGEGGMVTTDNDEWAEMMKVLRLHGISKDAWKRYTKEGSWEYDVLDNGYKYNTTDINSALGLAQLKKLEWMWKEREKIANKYNEAFGECEELIPYKVKKDRVSSWHLYPLKLNLKALKIDRNQFIEKLKRRGIGTSVHFIPLYRFTYYKRRFNYSTKEFPNSEWIFERVLSLPIFPGMTKEEVNYVIENVIDIAKRNKR, encoded by the coding sequence ATGCAAATCCCTTTCCATAAACCATGTATAACAGAAGATGAAATTAATGAGGTTGTTGACAGCCTGAAAAAAGGCTGGATTACCATGGGAAAGAAAACAATTGAGTTTGAAAGTCAGTTTAAAGATTATATAGGTTGTAGAAATGCTGTTGCTGTTAATTCGTGTACGGCAGCTCTCCACCTAGCGCTAAGAGCTATAGGGCTAAAGGAAGGAGAAGAGGTTATAGTTCCTGCAATTACATTTGTTGCTACTGCCGAAGTAGTAAATTATTTTAAGGCAAAGCCTATTTTGGTGGATGTAGAAAAGGAAACACACCTTATAGATGTATCAAAGATAGAGGAGGAGATTACTCCAAAAACAAAGGCAATAATTCCTGTTCACTACTCAGGACAACCTGCAGATATGGACGAAATTTTGGAAATAGCTGAAAAGTACAATCTCTACGTTGTAGAGGATGCTGCACATTCCCTTCCTGCATGGTATAAAGGTAGAAAAGTTGGAACTATAGGGGATTTAATTGCTTTTAGTTTTTATGCCACAAAAACTCTTGCAACAGGTGAAGGTGGAATGGTTACAACGGATAACGATGAATGGGCTGAGATGATGAAGGTATTGAGACTTCATGGAATAAGCAAGGATGCATGGAAGAGATACACAAAAGAGGGAAGCTGGGAGTACGACGTTTTAGATAACGGTTATAAGTACAATACTACCGACATAAACTCAGCTTTAGGACTTGCTCAGTTAAAAAAATTAGAGTGGATGTGGAAGGAAAGGGAAAAGATAGCAAATAAGTATAATGAAGCTTTTGGAGAGTGTGAGGAATTAATTCCTTATAAAGTTAAAAAAGATAGAGTTTCTTCATGGCACCTGTATCCACTCAAATTAAACCTTAAGGCTTTAAAAATAGATAGAAACCAATTTATAGAGAAACTAAAGAGAAGGGGTATAGGAACAAGTGTTCATTTTATTCCTCTCTATCGGTTTACTTACTACAAGCGCAGATTTAATTACAGTACGAAAGAATTCCCAAACAGTGAATGGATATTTGAAAGAGTTTTGTCACTTCCTATATTTCCTGGAATGACAAAAGAAGAAGTTAATTACGTAATTGAAAATGTAATAGATATAGCAAAGAGAAATAAAAGGTAA
- a CDS encoding glycosyltransferase family 4 protein, with protein MKKNIWIINEYAGSPYHGMEFRHYYLGKELTKLNYNVTIITASFSHLFRNPPKVDNKFRSENIDGINYLWIKVPKYSNSTDKRRVLKWINFTYSLIKLPLNELSRPDYIILSPMETLPVIPTIKLVKNFSSKFIFEVKDIWPLSIVELGNYSPKHPFIRLLKYCETLAIKKADLVVSVLPNYGEYLKENGFNRNFIYLPNGIDLEEMSRIEPLSEDIRNKIPQNKFIVAYTGTIGIANALEYLIKAGKILRNYKDILILIVGKGGEKGKLEKLAQGYSNIKFLPAIPKNQIQSLLSLVDVCYIGLRKKNLFKYGVSPNKIFDYMYAAKPIIHAINTKNDIVTMANCGLSVEAENPEAIADAILKLYKMNPEERKRLGENGRKYVIENHSYTKLARKYANLLENL; from the coding sequence GTGAAGAAGAATATTTGGATAATTAATGAGTATGCTGGTTCTCCATATCATGGTATGGAATTCAGACATTACTATTTAGGAAAGGAATTAACCAAACTTAACTATAACGTAACTATAATAACTGCATCTTTCTCTCATCTTTTTAGAAATCCTCCTAAGGTAGATAATAAATTCAGATCAGAAAATATTGATGGTATAAATTACCTGTGGATAAAAGTTCCTAAATATTCAAATTCAACGGACAAAAGAAGAGTTTTAAAGTGGATTAATTTTACTTATTCTCTAATTAAATTACCCCTAAACGAATTATCAAGACCTGACTATATTATTCTTTCTCCGATGGAAACTTTACCTGTTATTCCGACTATTAAACTCGTAAAAAATTTCTCTTCAAAGTTTATTTTTGAAGTTAAGGATATATGGCCTTTATCTATTGTTGAACTTGGTAACTATTCTCCAAAACATCCTTTTATTAGACTGCTTAAATACTGTGAAACTTTAGCAATAAAAAAAGCTGATTTGGTTGTATCTGTTTTGCCAAATTATGGAGAGTATTTAAAGGAAAATGGATTTAATAGAAATTTTATATATTTACCAAATGGTATAGATTTGGAGGAAATGTCAAGAATTGAACCTTTATCTGAAGATATAAGAAACAAAATTCCGCAAAACAAGTTTATAGTTGCTTATACTGGAACCATTGGAATTGCCAATGCATTAGAATATTTAATTAAAGCGGGGAAAATTTTAAGAAATTATAAAGATATATTGATTCTGATAGTAGGGAAAGGGGGAGAAAAAGGAAAATTAGAAAAATTAGCTCAAGGCTACAGTAATATTAAGTTTTTACCAGCTATTCCTAAAAATCAAATTCAAAGTTTACTAAGCCTAGTAGATGTGTGTTACATAGGATTGAGGAAAAAAAATCTATTCAAATATGGTGTTTCTCCAAATAAAATTTTTGACTATATGTATGCAGCTAAACCAATAATTCATGCAATAAATACAAAAAATGATATTGTAACGATGGCGAATTGTGGATTATCAGTTGAAGCAGAGAATCCTGAAGCAATAGCAGATGCTATTTTGAAGTTATATAAGATGAATCCTGAGGAAAGAAAAAGGTTAGGTGAAAATGGTAGAAAATATGTTATAGAAAATCATTCTTACACTAAATTAGCAAGGAAATATGCAAATCTTCTAGAAAATTTATAA
- the wecB gene encoding non-hydrolyzing UDP-N-acetylglucosamine 2-epimerase, with product MKIISIVGARPQFIKAALVSKKLRTKGIKEILVHTGQHYDFNMSDVFFSELELPKPEYYLGIGSGNHGEQTGKMLIEIEKVLLKEKPDVVIVYGDTNSTLAGALAAIKLHISVAHVEAGLRSFNKEMPEEINRVLTDHVSKWLFAPTETAVKNLHKEGIFNGIYNVGDVMFDVALESIQRVNEKEILEKHNVRPKRFILATIHRAENTDVKENLENIWQALNEIALIGWEILFPIHPRTEKALRNFGIDVHSKSKNLLLIPPVSYFEMLALEKNARLIITDSGGVQKEGYFWGTPCVIPRNETEWVELIEIGFNKLTGTKKEDIVKCVTEMVTKMEEKLNIGSLYGRGNASDRIVEVLVKS from the coding sequence ATGAAAATTATTTCCATTGTAGGAGCGCGGCCGCAATTTATAAAGGCTGCGTTGGTTTCCAAGAAGCTAAGAACTAAAGGGATTAAGGAAATTCTTGTTCATACTGGACAGCATTACGATTTTAATATGTCTGATGTGTTCTTTTCAGAATTGGAACTACCAAAGCCTGAATATTATCTTGGAATTGGTTCTGGAAATCACGGAGAACAAACTGGCAAAATGCTTATAGAAATAGAAAAAGTTTTGTTGAAAGAAAAACCTGATGTTGTAATAGTTTACGGCGATACAAATTCTACTTTAGCTGGTGCTTTAGCAGCGATTAAACTTCATATATCTGTAGCTCATGTGGAAGCAGGATTAAGAAGTTTTAATAAGGAAATGCCTGAGGAAATAAATAGAGTTCTTACGGACCATGTTTCTAAATGGCTTTTTGCACCTACAGAAACAGCTGTTAAAAACCTTCATAAAGAAGGGATATTTAATGGTATATATAATGTTGGTGATGTTATGTTCGATGTTGCTTTGGAGAGTATTCAGAGAGTTAATGAGAAGGAAATTTTAGAAAAACATAATGTAAGACCAAAGAGATTTATATTAGCTACAATACACAGAGCTGAAAATACAGACGTAAAAGAGAATTTAGAAAATATTTGGCAGGCATTAAATGAAATTGCTTTGATAGGATGGGAAATATTATTTCCTATTCATCCAAGAACTGAGAAAGCATTGCGGAATTTTGGCATAGATGTTCATTCTAAAAGTAAAAATTTGTTGTTAATCCCTCCTGTATCTTATTTTGAAATGTTGGCTTTAGAAAAGAATGCAAGACTTATAATAACAGACTCTGGTGGTGTTCAAAAAGAGGGTTATTTCTGGGGAACTCCTTGTGTAATTCCAAGAAATGAAACAGAATGGGTCGAATTAATAGAAATAGGTTTTAATAAACTCACTGGAACCAAGAAGGAGGATATCGTTAAATGTGTTACAGAGATGGTAACTAAAATGGAGGAAAAATTAAATATTGGCTCTCTATACGGTAGGGGAAATGCTTCAGATAGAATAGTGGAGGTTTTAGTAAAGTCGTGA
- a CDS encoding sulfotransferase family protein, which yields MLSNKLKIIYIVGSGRSGSTLLERMLGQHEDVFAIGESFHGWERAFLKNQLCSCGVPFYECEIWKKIDSHFNKTLKKMNINFEKFVYLLKNTVRIRNYFFNRYKTNATIINKIYTEFYKSILEVSQKKYLIDSSKHPVLAHILSLNDNLELYFIHLIRDPRGVAYSWKKKKLKPIAPNKYDYMPQYPSLKTTVHWNVTNYIANKLVTKENVRYLRLKYEDLVSNPGKMLINIFKFLNLRSDSVVRKIICKENCIILHANHTLAGNPFRFKTGKVNLNLDKEWQEKLSFLEKNLIAFSSLPWLINYRYISPIKKGSKCDV from the coding sequence ATGTTAAGTAATAAACTTAAAATAATTTACATAGTTGGTAGTGGAAGAAGTGGAAGTACCCTTCTGGAAAGAATGCTTGGACAACATGAAGATGTCTTTGCTATTGGAGAATCTTTTCATGGATGGGAAAGAGCTTTTCTTAAGAATCAACTATGTAGCTGTGGGGTCCCATTTTATGAATGCGAAATTTGGAAAAAAATAGATAGTCATTTTAATAAAACTTTAAAAAAAATGAATATTAACTTTGAAAAATTTGTTTATCTCCTTAAGAATACTGTACGAATAAGGAATTATTTCTTCAATAGGTATAAAACTAATGCAACTATTATAAATAAAATATATACAGAATTTTATAAGTCTATTTTAGAAGTTTCTCAAAAGAAGTATTTAATAGATTCGTCAAAGCATCCTGTTCTTGCTCATATATTGTCTTTAAATGATAATTTGGAACTATATTTTATCCATCTAATAAGAGATCCGAGAGGAGTAGCTTATTCTTGGAAAAAGAAGAAACTCAAACCTATAGCCCCTAATAAGTATGATTATATGCCACAGTATCCTTCTCTCAAGACTACAGTTCATTGGAACGTTACAAATTATATAGCTAACAAATTAGTTACCAAAGAAAATGTTAGGTATTTAAGGCTTAAATATGAAGATTTAGTATCAAATCCAGGAAAAATGTTAATTAATATCTTTAAGTTCCTAAATTTAAGATCGGATTCAGTTGTTAGAAAAATTATATGTAAAGAAAATTGTATTATACTACATGCTAATCACACTCTTGCTGGAAATCCTTTTAGGTTTAAAACAGGAAAAGTAAACTTAAATTTAGATAAGGAATGGCAAGAAAAACTTTCTTTTCTAGAAAAAAATTTAATCGCTTTTTCCTCTTTACCTTGGTTAATAAATTATAGGTATATAAGTCCAATTAAAAAGGGAAGCAAATGTGATGTATAA
- a CDS encoding flippase — translation MGDRKIKIKMFNKIGLLRDKINSDEHFKEILKGSSIAFILRIVGIVAGYIFTLLITRGYGAEAMGAFALSFTLLQISSVIGRLGMDTALLRFVAEYSSQGKWEVVKDVYKKAIKLVFPFSLILSVTVFFFSGYIAEIVFKKPHLERYFKIASIGIVPFVLLFIHTESLRGLKKIKEYMLLQQAGIFILASSLLACITLLVKQLTIRQINQIPIFIYILSEFVISLMAFFLWKKQLTNSYPSISQYTKEQIKRPINETLSYATILSVSIPMLFSSSLALIMGWTDTIMLGIFKTEREVGIYNVVLRVSMITSITLMAINTIAAPKFAEFWGKGDVKGLAKVAQQSTKLIFWTSFPILSIFLVFPKLILRIFGEDFKAGTTALIILTLGQFVNAVTGSVGYILRMTGYQKFHQNVILIGAILNIILNYLLIPMYSIIGAAIASSISVVFWNFIFSIKIKNILGNWILYVPFKR, via the coding sequence ATGGGCGACAGGAAGATAAAAATTAAGATGTTTAATAAGATAGGATTGTTAAGGGACAAAATAAATAGTGATGAACATTTTAAGGAAATTTTAAAAGGCTCCTCTATTGCCTTTATTTTGAGAATAGTTGGAATAGTTGCAGGTTACATTTTCACACTTTTAATTACCCGTGGATACGGTGCAGAGGCAATGGGAGCTTTTGCTCTTTCTTTTACTCTTCTTCAAATCTCCTCTGTGATTGGAAGGCTTGGAATGGATACGGCACTTTTAAGATTTGTGGCTGAGTATTCTTCACAGGGGAAATGGGAAGTGGTAAAAGACGTATATAAAAAAGCTATAAAGCTTGTTTTTCCTTTTTCTCTAATTTTATCTGTAACTGTTTTCTTTTTCTCTGGATACATAGCAGAAATTGTATTTAAAAAACCTCATCTTGAACGTTACTTTAAAATAGCTTCAATAGGAATAGTTCCTTTTGTTTTACTTTTTATACATACAGAGTCTTTAAGAGGATTAAAGAAGATAAAAGAATATATGCTCCTTCAACAAGCAGGAATATTTATATTAGCTTCAAGTTTACTCGCATGTATAACATTATTAGTAAAGCAGTTAACAATTAGACAGATAAACCAAATACCAATTTTTATATATATTTTATCAGAGTTTGTAATTTCGTTAATGGCATTTTTCTTATGGAAGAAACAATTAACTAATTCATATCCATCGATTAGCCAATACACTAAAGAGCAAATAAAGCGACCAATTAACGAAACATTATCTTACGCCACTATTCTTTCCGTTTCAATCCCGATGCTTTTTTCAAGTTCTTTGGCCTTGATAATGGGTTGGACAGATACTATAATGTTAGGGATATTTAAAACGGAAAGAGAAGTTGGGATATATAATGTAGTTTTAAGGGTGTCTATGATAACGAGTATTACATTAATGGCAATCAATACAATAGCAGCTCCGAAATTTGCAGAGTTCTGGGGGAAAGGAGATGTAAAGGGATTAGCAAAAGTTGCTCAGCAGTCAACCAAGTTGATATTTTGGACTTCTTTTCCAATATTATCAATATTTTTAGTCTTTCCTAAGCTAATTCTTAGGATATTTGGAGAAGACTTTAAAGCAGGAACAACGGCTCTAATTATTCTAACCCTTGGACAGTTTGTAAATGCTGTTACTGGAAGCGTTGGTTATATTTTACGAATGACAGGATATCAAAAATTCCATCAGAATGTAATATTAATTGGGGCTATATTGAATATAATTTTAAATTATTTGCTAATTCCTATGTATAGTATTATAGGAGCTGCTATTGCAAGTTCGATAAGTGTCGTTTTTTGGAATTTCATCTTTTCTATAAAAATTAAAAATATCTTAGGTAATTGGATTCTTTATGTTCCTTTTAAGAGGTGA
- the sat gene encoding sulfate adenylyltransferase produces MLNPHGGKLINKMAKEEERRELLEKAETLRKIVIANRYVSDCEMIANGGFSPLTGFMTKEDAEEVINNIHLKNGLLWSIPIVLPVSEEIFKELKIGDEVALYDKNNRPIAIMVIEDKFNLDLENYCKNVFKTTDIEHPGVRVVKQAGNNFIGGEIVRLLNRPLRQGIDEKYYLDPAQVRENIKRKRWKKIVAFQTRNPIHRAHEYIIKTALEPMDGVMIHPLVGETKPDDIPADVRMKCYEVLIDNYFNKDKVHLSVLPASMHYAGPREAVHHMLMRKNYGATHMIIGRDHAGVGDYYGTYEAQEFVEQFVDELEIQPLKFEHAFYCKKCESMATAKTCPHSKEFHVHLSGTKVRAMLKEGKKLPREFSRPEVAEILIKWATGR; encoded by the coding sequence ATGTTAAATCCACACGGTGGAAAACTAATAAACAAAATGGCTAAAGAGGAAGAAAGAAGAGAACTGTTAGAAAAGGCTGAAACATTAAGAAAAATAGTAATTGCCAACAGATACGTTAGCGACTGCGAAATGATTGCGAACGGAGGATTTTCCCCTTTAACGGGCTTTATGACAAAGGAGGATGCAGAGGAAGTAATAAATAACATTCACCTAAAGAACGGACTTTTGTGGTCAATACCTATAGTTTTACCCGTTTCAGAAGAAATTTTTAAAGAGCTTAAAATTGGTGATGAAGTGGCTCTTTATGATAAAAATAATAGGCCAATAGCAATAATGGTAATTGAAGATAAGTTTAACCTTGACCTTGAAAATTACTGTAAAAATGTTTTTAAGACTACAGATATTGAGCATCCTGGAGTGAGAGTTGTAAAACAAGCAGGAAATAATTTCATTGGTGGCGAAATAGTTAGGCTCTTAAATAGACCTCTTAGACAGGGAATAGACGAAAAGTACTACTTAGACCCTGCTCAAGTTAGAGAAAACATAAAAAGGAAGAGATGGAAAAAAATAGTTGCATTCCAAACAAGAAATCCCATTCACAGAGCCCATGAGTACATAATAAAAACAGCATTGGAACCTATGGATGGAGTAATGATACATCCTCTTGTAGGAGAAACTAAACCCGATGACATTCCTGCAGATGTAAGAATGAAGTGTTATGAAGTTCTGATAGACAATTACTTTAATAAGGATAAAGTTCACTTATCTGTTCTACCTGCGTCAATGCACTATGCAGGACCGAGGGAGGCTGTTCATCACATGCTTATGAGGAAAAATTACGGTGCTACCCATATGATAATTGGAAGGGACCATGCAGGAGTTGGAGATTACTACGGAACTTACGAAGCCCAAGAGTTTGTAGAGCAATTTGTAGATGAATTAGAAATACAGCCTTTAAAGTTTGAACATGCCTTTTACTGTAAGAAGTGCGAAAGTATGGCAACGGCTAAAACCTGTCCCCATTCAAAGGAATTTCACGTTCACTTAAGTGGAACAAAAGTAAGAGCAATGCTGAAGGAAGGGAAGAAACTACCTAGAGAGTTTTCAAGACCTGAAGTTGCAGAAATATTAATAAAATGGGCGACAGGAAGATAA
- the cysC gene encoding adenylyl-sulfate kinase yields MEENKIIIPHEGRIKKEDRQRQKGHKSAILWFTGLSGSGKSTLAHAVEEKLFEMGVHTYVLDGDNIRTGLNKDLGFSAEDRKENIRRIGEVAKLFVDAGIMTLTAFISPYRQDRQFVRSLVKEGEFIEVYVKCPLEVCERRDVKGLYKKARKGIIKNFTGIDDPYEEPENPEIVVETHKESLEECVTKIINYLKENKYLEAE; encoded by the coding sequence ATGGAAGAAAATAAAATTATTATTCCTCACGAGGGAAGAATAAAAAAAGAGGACAGACAAAGGCAAAAGGGACACAAGTCAGCCATTTTATGGTTTACGGGACTGTCTGGTAGTGGAAAATCGACCCTTGCCCATGCGGTAGAGGAGAAACTCTTTGAAATGGGAGTACACACTTATGTTTTAGATGGAGATAACATTAGAACTGGACTGAATAAGGATTTAGGTTTTTCTGCAGAGGATAGAAAGGAAAATATTAGAAGAATAGGAGAGGTAGCAAAACTATTTGTAGATGCTGGAATCATGACATTAACAGCATTTATTTCTCCATATAGACAGGATAGACAGTTCGTAAGGAGTTTAGTAAAAGAAGGAGAGTTTATTGAGGTTTATGTAAAATGTCCTCTTGAAGTCTGTGAAAGAAGAGACGTAAAAGGACTTTATAAAAAGGCAAGGAAAGGAATTATCAAAAATTTCACAGGGATAGATGACCCGTACGAGGAGCCTGAAAATCCAGAAATAGTTGTAGAAACTCACAAAGAGAGTTTAGAAGAGTGTGTTACGAAAATCATTAACTATTTAAAAGAAAACAAGTACTTGGAGGCTGAATAA
- a CDS encoding SLC13 family permease: protein MCFNHLIIIFTLFFLLWGLYSEKFHPAATFLIAVSLLNVFNIITPQETLSGFSNPSIASILLLLIVSNVIQKTGVINFYFSKILGENLSYKSFLGRMFLSTSTISAFFNNTPIVAMLLPYVYQWSKKKSISPSKLLIPLSYASILGGTITLIGTSTNLVVNGLAIEKGLNPLSIFDFAYIGIPATLVGFLYIYLFGYKLLPDREDPIKTFLERKKEYIVETIVRDNSRLIGKSIKEAKLRNLKGLFLAEIIKRGKVISPVSPEEIIESGDILIFVGQTEAITDLISSNIGISLPNYCNINDERMNIVEIVISNNSSLINKKIKETDFRAKYDAAILAIHRNGEKLKGKIGEIILKPGDLLLLLAGKDFWKRAEDTTDFYVISKVKEIFNIDRKKGNFVFLSFLILIFFSAFNIIPLFTGLLLIITLFILTKVATYSEIKKGLDLNLAIIAALAVGIGKGIINSGFSDTIAKGIQEVFSPIGIIGSLAAVYVITNLLTEFVTNVAAASITFPIAVSSASLLSVNPKPFILAVAFGASASFITPIGYQTNLMVYSVGNYKFGDFLKIGIPISIVYGLVCIIGLYFLYF, encoded by the coding sequence ATGTGTTTTAATCATCTGATTATAATCTTTACGTTATTCTTTCTCTTATGGGGGTTATATTCAGAAAAGTTTCACCCTGCTGCAACCTTTCTCATTGCAGTTTCTTTATTGAATGTATTCAATATCATAACACCCCAGGAAACATTATCTGGCTTTTCAAATCCTTCTATTGCCTCCATTCTTCTTCTTCTAATAGTGAGTAATGTCATACAAAAAACAGGAGTAATAAATTTTTACTTCTCCAAAATTCTTGGAGAAAATCTGTCCTACAAATCCTTTTTAGGAAGGATGTTTTTATCTACATCTACAATATCTGCATTTTTTAATAATACTCCTATAGTTGCAATGCTCCTTCCGTATGTGTATCAGTGGAGTAAAAAAAAGAGCATATCTCCATCAAAACTTCTAATTCCTTTATCGTACGCTTCAATTTTAGGAGGAACAATAACTTTAATTGGAACTTCGACAAACCTCGTAGTTAATGGACTTGCAATAGAGAAAGGATTAAACCCTCTAAGTATCTTTGACTTTGCCTATATAGGTATTCCAGCAACTCTTGTGGGATTTTTATACATATACCTTTTTGGTTACAAGCTTCTCCCCGATAGAGAAGACCCGATAAAAACTTTTTTAGAGAGGAAAAAAGAGTATATCGTAGAAACAATTGTTAGAGATAATTCAAGGTTGATTGGTAAGAGCATTAAAGAGGCTAAACTAAGAAATTTGAAAGGATTATTTTTAGCTGAGATTATTAAAAGAGGAAAAGTTATATCTCCAGTTTCTCCTGAAGAGATTATAGAAAGTGGAGATATCTTAATATTTGTTGGTCAAACAGAAGCAATTACAGATTTAATATCGTCAAATATAGGAATATCACTTCCCAATTATTGTAATATAAATGATGAGAGAATGAATATTGTTGAGATTGTAATTTCGAATAATTCTTCGTTAATAAATAAAAAAATTAAAGAAACCGATTTTAGAGCAAAATACGATGCTGCTATTTTAGCAATCCACAGGAATGGTGAGAAACTCAAGGGAAAAATTGGAGAAATAATTCTGAAACCTGGAGATTTACTTCTCTTGTTAGCAGGTAAAGATTTCTGGAAAAGAGCAGAGGATACAACCGATTTTTATGTAATTTCTAAAGTTAAGGAAATCTTCAATATTGATAGGAAAAAGGGGAACTTTGTATTTCTCAGTTTCCTAATTCTTATTTTTTTTTCAGCTTTTAATATAATTCCGTTATTTACCGGATTGTTACTCATAATAACCCTATTCATTCTTACAAAAGTAGCCACCTATTCAGAAATAAAAAAGGGACTTGATTTAAACCTTGCAATAATTGCTGCATTGGCAGTAGGAATTGGGAAAGGTATTATAAATTCTGGTTTTTCAGATACTATTGCAAAAGGTATTCAGGAAGTATTTTCTCCAATCGGAATAATAGGTAGTTTAGCAGCAGTTTACGTAATTACAAACCTTTTAACAGAGTTTGTAACAAACGTTGCAGCAGCTTCAATAACCTTTCCGATTGCCGTTTCTTCTGCAAGCCTATTATCTGTTAACCCAAAACCTTTTATCCTTGCTGTAGCCTTTGGAGCTTCTGCAAGTTTTATTACTCCTATAGGATATCAAACGAATTTGATGGTTTACAGTGTAGGTAATTACAAATTTGGTGATTTTCTCAAAATCGGTATTCCTATCTCTATAGTATATGGACTGGTGTGTATAATTGGCCTTTACTTTTTATACTTTTAA
- the cysQ gene encoding 3'(2'),5'-bisphosphate nucleotidase CysQ, protein MNSNLFEKLISIIKFAGNAILDIYNSNLDIKYKEDKSPLTDADRRAHKIIEEGLRSFSDYPILSEEGKNISFKKRKNWKYFWLVDPLDGTKEFIKRNDEFTVNIALIYKDQPILGIVYAPAKSIIYYGSKESGAFKIENEKNIKLNLKNNPVKDHLAVVSSKSHLNEETKDFIRFLENYYDKIRTVSIGSSLKICLVAEGKADIYPRLAPTMEWDTAAAHAVLKAAGGRIVKYSKTKDLKDLNKLPELEYNKPNLINPYFIALRPNVF, encoded by the coding sequence ATGAACAGCAACCTTTTTGAGAAACTAATTTCGATTATAAAATTTGCTGGAAATGCCATTTTAGATATATACAACTCAAACCTGGACATAAAATACAAAGAGGACAAATCTCCTCTAACAGACGCAGATAGAAGAGCTCACAAAATAATTGAAGAAGGTTTAAGAAGTTTTTCAGATTATCCTATTCTAAGCGAGGAGGGAAAGAATATTTCTTTTAAGAAAAGAAAAAACTGGAAATACTTTTGGTTGGTTGATCCTTTAGACGGAACAAAAGAATTTATAAAGAGGAATGATGAATTTACTGTAAATATTGCACTAATTTACAAAGATCAGCCTATTTTAGGAATAGTTTATGCTCCTGCTAAAAGTATAATATATTATGGCAGTAAAGAATCAGGAGCATTTAAGATAGAAAATGAAAAAAACATTAAACTGAATTTAAAAAATAACCCAGTAAAAGACCATTTAGCAGTAGTATCAAGTAAATCTCACTTAAATGAAGAAACCAAAGATTTTATAAGATTTCTTGAGAATTATTATGACAAGATTAGAACAGTATCAATCGGTTCTTCCCTTAAAATATGCCTTGTGGCAGAAGGAAAAGCAGATATTTATCCCAGGTTGGCACCAACTATGGAGTGGGACACAGCGGCAGCTCATGCAGTTCTAAAAGCTGCTGGTGGAAGAATTGTGAAATATTCTAAAACTAAGGATTTAAAGGACTTAAACAAACTGCCTGAACTTGAATACAATAAACCTAACTTAATAAACCCTTACTTTATAGCTTTGAGACCAAATGTGTTTTAA